Proteins co-encoded in one Geovibrio ferrireducens genomic window:
- the panD gene encoding aspartate 1-decarboxylase — MLRNMFKAKLHRATVTDANLNYEGSVTIDKDLLDASGILEFEKVDIWNITNGSRFSTYVLEGRRGSGEICLNGAAARLVQVGDRVIIATFAMMDEKELEGFKPTVVQLDEHNRIVSKDGVLV, encoded by the coding sequence ATGCTCAGAAATATGTTTAAAGCAAAGCTCCACAGAGCTACGGTAACTGATGCCAACCTCAACTATGAAGGCAGCGTCACCATTGACAAAGACCTTCTTGACGCATCCGGCATACTTGAATTTGAAAAGGTTGACATCTGGAACATAACAAACGGTTCCCGTTTTTCCACCTATGTCCTTGAAGGGCGCAGAGGCAGCGGCGAAATCTGCCTCAACGGAGCCGCGGCAAGGCTTGTTCAGGTGGGGGACAGGGTAATAATCGCCACATTTGCCATGATGGACGAAAAAGAGCTTGAAGGCTTCAAGCCTACTGTTGTCCAGCTTGATGAACACAACAGAATCGTATCAAAGGACGGGGTTCTGGTATAA